The DNA region GCTCCATCGCGAATGATTTCGCTCCCACGGGGAGTCTCAGGGGAGCTGCGTAGGTTGACGCCGGCAGGCGGCCCCTGTGGGAGCGGCTTCAGCCGCGAAAAGACTGAGGCCGGCACCAGGCTGCGAGCGGGTCGGTGCTCCATCGCGAATGAATTCGCTCCCACGGGGGAGTCTCAGGGGAGCCGCGTAGGTTGGCGCCGGTAGGCGGCCCTTGTGGGAGCGGCTTCAGCCGCGAAAAGACTTAGGCCGGCACCAGGCTGCGAGCGGGTCGGGTGCTCCATCGCGAATGATTTCGCTCCCACGGGCTCTCGCTATCGGACAGGCGCCAATGTTTCGTCTTGGCTTATTCGGAATTTTCATCGAGGTTTTTCAGAAGTTACCGCTTGATCCGGGCCTGATCTTTTCCGGCGGCAGCTATGCTCCTTCTGGGCTCGTTCGAGGAGTAAGAGAGCAATGGATTTCTTCGCCACCCCCGCTTCGCCCCCGTCACCGTCTCCTGCCAGCCGGCCCGTGCCGCCCTGGTGCGTGCTGGTGGTCGACGACGACCCGGAGGTCCACGCCGTGACGCGCCTGGCGTTGCGCGGCTTCGAGTTCCAGCAGCGACCGCTGGAGCTGCTTTCGGCCTACTCGGCGGCGCAGGCGCAGGAACTCTTCCGCCAGCGCGACGACATCGCCCTGGCCCTGGTGGACGTGGTGATGGAGTCCGAGCACGCCGGGCTGGACCTGGTGCGCTACCTGCGCGAGGACTGCGGCAACCGCATGACGCGCCTGGTGCTGCGCACCGGCCAGGCCGGGCAGGCGCCGGAAGACCAGGTGATCCGCGAGTACGAGGTGGACGACTACAAGGAGAAGACCGAGCTCACCACCCAGAAGCTGCGCACCCTGCTGTATTCCATGCTCCGCGCCTACCGTGACCTTGGGGTGATCGACGCCCAGCGCAAGGGCCTGAGCAATGTGCTGGAGGCCTGCGCCCAGGTGCAGAGCGCCGCCACGCTGAAGCTGTTCTCCTCCACGGTGCTGGAGCAACTGACCTCGCTGCTGTGCCTGGGGGATTCCGCGCTCTACTGCCTGATCCGCACCGACGACCACGAGCCGCAGACCCGCACCCTGGCGGCCACCGGCGAGTTCGTCCACTACGAGGCGAACGCGGCGCTCGACAACCTGCCGGCCGAGGTGGCCCGTCGCTTCGACCAGGTGCTGGCGCAGGGTGCCTCGCAGCATTTCGACGACGCCTACGTGCTGTTCCGGCGCAACGATCGCGGCGTCGCCAGCCTGCTCTACGTCACCCACATCGAGCCGCTCAGCACGCTGGACCGGCAGCTGCTGGAAATCTACGTGCGCAGCGTGGCGATCACCTTCGAGAACATCCACCTGATGGAGGACCTGCAGGCCACCTCCAAGGAGCTGGTCTACACCCTGGCCAACGCCGTGGAGGCCCGCAGCAAGGAGACCGGCGCCCATGTGCAGCGGGTGGCGCTGTTCAGCGAACTGCTGGCGCGCCTGCACGGCCTGCCCGAGCGCGAGGTGCAGCTCATCCAGCACGCATCGCCCCTGCATGACATCGGCAAGGTGGCGATCCCCGACGCCATCCTGCACAAGCCCGGCAAGCTGGACGATGAGGAGTGGGCGCTGATGAAGAAGCACGTCGACTACGGCGTGGCCATCCTCCAGCGCTCGCGCCGCGAGCTGATGCGCGTCGGCGCGCAGATCGCCGGCAGCCACCACGAGCGCTGGGACGGCCGCGGCTACCCGGGCGGGCTGGCGGGCGATGCGATCCCCCTGTGCGGGCGCATCGTCGCCCTGGCGGATGTGTTCGATGCCCTGGGGTCCAGGCGCAGCTACAAGGAACCCTGGACGCCAGAGCAGGTGCTGGAGCTGGTCCGTTCCGAGCGGGGCGCCCATTTCGACCCGCACCTGGTCGACCTGCTGGTGGCCCATCACGACGAATTCCTGGCCATCCGCGAGCGCTACCCGGACGAGCCGCACCCATGAATGCGGCGCCGGCGCGCATCGGTCGCAGCCTGTCCTCCAGCCTGGTCCGCATCAACCTCCTGTGCGCCTGCCTGCTCGGGCTGGCGATCAGCGTGGTGCAGGTCGGCCTCGACTACTACCGCGCCCGCGAACAGCCGGAGGAGGACATGCAGGCGCTGTTCAGCCTGGTGCGCGAGCCGGTCACGGCCGTGGTGTTCAGCCTCGACCCGCGCACCGCCGGCGACCTGCTCAGCGGCATGCTCAAGCAGCCGGCGCTGGCCTCGGCGCGCATCCTCCTGCCCGAGGGGCGGGTCTTCGCCGAGCACAGCCGCGAGCTGCGCGAGCAGGGCGGGCGACGCCTCAATGACCTGCTGTTCGGCGCCACCCGCCACTACGCCTGGCCGTTGCAGGCGGACCTGCCCGGCGCCGGCCAGCGCGAGGAGCTGGGCACGTTGCAGGTGGAGGTGGACACCTACCGCTACGGGCACGACTTCCTCGACCGCGCCTGGGTGACCCTGCTGAGCAGCCTGTTCTATGCGCTGGCGATCTCCGCCATCCTGCTGCTGGTGTTCTACCTGCGGGTGACCCGGCCGCTGCGCAGCCTGATCCTGTCCATCGCCCGGGTGGATATAGACGCCCCGGAAGACACCCGCCTGCGGGAGCCCGCCGGCCACGCCGACAGCGAGATCGGCGTGCTGGTGCGCTCGACCAACCAGCACCTGCAGGCCCTCGGCGACAACCTGCGCCAGGTGCGCGAGGCCGAGGGGCGCTTGCAGTTCCATTCCGAGCAGCTCGAATCCACGGTCGCCGAGCGCACCCGCGAGCTGTCGCGCAGCGTGCAGCAGCTGCAGGCGGCGCAGCGGCAGCTGATCGAGTCGGAGAAGCTGGCGGCCCTGGGCGGGCTGGTGGCCGGGGTGGCCCACGAGGTGAACACGCCCCTGGGCATCGCGGTGACCGCCTCCTCGGTGCTGTCCGAGGCGCTGGCGGACCTGCGCACGCAGTTCCAGGCGCAGACCCTGACCAGCGAGAGTTTCCAGGCGCTGCTGGAGCTGGCCCAGGACAGCAACGCCATGCTGGCCAGCAACATCGCGCGGGCAGCCAAGCTGATCAGCGACTTCAAGCAGACGGCCGTGGACCAGGTGTCCGAGGCGCGGTGCGAGTTCGAGGTGCAGCAGGCGCTGGATGCACTGATCGCCAGCCTGCACCCGGAGACGCGCAAGGTGCCGGTGACCGTGGAGCTGGACTGCGAGAGCGGCCTGCACATGCGCAGCCTGCCGGGGGTGCTGACCCAGGTGGTGGCCAACCTGATCATCAACAGCGTGCGCCATGCCTTCGCCGACACCCCCGAGGCACGCATCACGCTGCGCATACGCAGCCAGGGGGAGGGCGTGGAGCTGGACTATCGTGACAATGGCTGCGGTGTGCCGGCGGCGTTGCACGAGCGGATCTTCGAGCCCTTCTTCACCACACGCCGCGGCATGGGGG from Pseudomonas tohonis includes:
- a CDS encoding ATP-binding protein codes for the protein MNAAPARIGRSLSSSLVRINLLCACLLGLAISVVQVGLDYYRAREQPEEDMQALFSLVREPVTAVVFSLDPRTAGDLLSGMLKQPALASARILLPEGRVFAEHSRELREQGGRRLNDLLFGATRHYAWPLQADLPGAGQREELGTLQVEVDTYRYGHDFLDRAWVTLLSSLFYALAISAILLLVFYLRVTRPLRSLILSIARVDIDAPEDTRLREPAGHADSEIGVLVRSTNQHLQALGDNLRQVREAEGRLQFHSEQLESTVAERTRELSRSVQQLQAAQRQLIESEKLAALGGLVAGVAHEVNTPLGIAVTASSVLSEALADLRTQFQAQTLTSESFQALLELAQDSNAMLASNIARAAKLISDFKQTAVDQVSEARCEFEVQQALDALIASLHPETRKVPVTVELDCESGLHMRSLPGVLTQVVANLIINSVRHAFADTPEARITLRIRSQGEGVELDYRDNGCGVPAALHERIFEPFFTTRRGMGGTGLGLNIVYNLVTRKLQGRLEFHSEEGAGVHFLLWLPRRLESAEPA
- a CDS encoding DUF3369 domain-containing protein — its product is MDFFATPASPPSPSPASRPVPPWCVLVVDDDPEVHAVTRLALRGFEFQQRPLELLSAYSAAQAQELFRQRDDIALALVDVVMESEHAGLDLVRYLREDCGNRMTRLVLRTGQAGQAPEDQVIREYEVDDYKEKTELTTQKLRTLLYSMLRAYRDLGVIDAQRKGLSNVLEACAQVQSAATLKLFSSTVLEQLTSLLCLGDSALYCLIRTDDHEPQTRTLAATGEFVHYEANAALDNLPAEVARRFDQVLAQGASQHFDDAYVLFRRNDRGVASLLYVTHIEPLSTLDRQLLEIYVRSVAITFENIHLMEDLQATSKELVYTLANAVEARSKETGAHVQRVALFSELLARLHGLPEREVQLIQHASPLHDIGKVAIPDAILHKPGKLDDEEWALMKKHVDYGVAILQRSRRELMRVGAQIAGSHHERWDGRGYPGGLAGDAIPLCGRIVALADVFDALGSRRSYKEPWTPEQVLELVRSERGAHFDPHLVDLLVAHHDEFLAIRERYPDEPHP